Proteins co-encoded in one Erinaceus europaeus chromosome 2, mEriEur2.1, whole genome shotgun sequence genomic window:
- the HPGD gene encoding 15-hydroxyprostaglandin dehydrogenase [NAD(+)], producing MHVNGKVALVTGAAQGIGRAFAEALLQKGAKVALVDWNLEAGVKCKAALDEEFEPQKTLFIQCDVADQQQLRDTFRKVVDHFGRLDILVNNAGVNNEKNWEKTVQINLVSVISGTYLGLDYMSKQNGGEGGIIINMSSLAGLMPVAQQPVYCASKHGIIGFTRSAAMAANLMNSGVRLNVICPGFVNTPILESIEKEENMGQYIEYKDQIKAMMKFYGILDPSMIANGLITLVEDDALNGAIMKITTSKGIHFQDYDTTPFHTKAQ from the exons ATGCACGTGAACGGCAAAGTAGCTCTGGTGACCGGCGCAGCACAGGGCATTGGCAGAGCCTTTGCAGAGGCGCTGCTGCAAAAGGGCGCTAAG GTAGCTCTGGTCGATTGGAATCTAGAAGCAGGTGTCAAGTGTAAAGCTGCTCTGGATGAGGAATTTGAGCCTCAGAAGACTCTCTTCATCCAGTGTGATGTGGCTGACCAGCAACAACTGAGAG ATACGTTTAGGAAAGTTGTAGACCACTTTGGACGACTGGACATTTTGGTCAACAATGCTGGAGTTAATAATGAGAAAAACTGGGAGAAAACTGTACAAATTAATTTG GTGTCTGTTATCAGTGGAACCTATCTTGGTTTGGATTACATGAGTAAGCAAAATGGAGGTGAAGGCGGCATTATTATCAACATGTCCTCTTTAGCAG GGCTCATGCCTGTGGCACAACAACCTGTTTACTGTGCTTCAAAGCATGGCATAATTGGATTCACACGTTCAGCAGCG ATGGCTGCTAATCTTATGAACAGCGGTGTGAGACTGAACGTTATTTGCCCAGGTTTTGTCAATACGCCCATTCTTGAGTCCatagaaaaagaggaaaacatgGGGCAATATATAGAATATAAGGATCAGATCAAGGCTATGATGAAATTCTATGGCATTTTGGA CCCATCAATGATTGCCAATGGTTTAATAACACTCGTTGAAGATGATGCTTTAAATGGCGCTATTATGAAGATCACAACTTCTAAGGGCATTCATTTTCAAGACTATGATACTACTCCATTTCACACAAAAGCACAATGA